The Marinilongibacter aquaticus genome has a window encoding:
- a CDS encoding MFS transporter, with product MRNIKPLFSLPVLVAALGYFVDIYDMLLFGIVRIPSLKALGLSPEQVSLEGVKILNWQMTGLILGGILWGIMGDKKGRLSVLFGSILTYSLANIMCGFVSSVAVYKVLRFVAGVGLAGELGAGITLVSEILPKRLRGIGTSMVAGIGLLGAVFAFFTVELFDWRTAYFVGGGMGVLLLLLRLGVFESGIFQSVKERNDLVKGDFFALFRKKERLLRYLKCIGIGLPTWFVIGILATFSDEFGLDLGIRETVDPGLAIMWCYIGLSIGDISSGFLSHYLKSRKKAVLYMMVFTFFCSGLYLYSGVSSVVALYALIGFLGFGIGYWAMFVTIGAEQFGTNLRATAATTIPNMVRGTVVLMTTLFVVFKGSFSTVNAGGLVGLLCFIVGFYSILTIPETHDKDLDYLEV from the coding sequence ATGAGAAACATCAAACCTCTATTCAGCCTTCCTGTGCTCGTGGCTGCTCTGGGCTATTTTGTGGACATCTACGATATGCTGCTTTTTGGTATAGTCAGAATTCCCAGTCTAAAGGCCTTGGGGCTTAGCCCAGAGCAAGTTTCTTTAGAGGGTGTCAAAATACTGAACTGGCAGATGACCGGCTTGATATTGGGGGGCATACTTTGGGGCATAATGGGCGACAAGAAAGGGCGTTTGTCCGTTCTATTTGGTTCGATCCTTACCTATTCTTTGGCCAATATAATGTGCGGATTTGTGAGTTCGGTCGCGGTTTACAAAGTCTTGCGTTTCGTGGCTGGAGTGGGTTTGGCCGGAGAACTTGGGGCGGGTATAACTTTAGTGTCTGAAATTTTGCCCAAACGCTTACGGGGAATTGGCACTTCGATGGTGGCGGGAATAGGCTTGCTGGGGGCTGTATTTGCTTTTTTCACAGTAGAACTTTTCGATTGGCGAACAGCTTATTTTGTGGGTGGAGGCATGGGTGTTCTGCTGCTACTTCTCAGGTTGGGTGTTTTTGAATCGGGAATTTTCCAAAGCGTAAAAGAACGAAACGATTTGGTGAAAGGAGATTTCTTCGCCCTTTTCAGAAAGAAAGAAAGGCTCCTTAGGTATCTCAAATGCATTGGAATTGGCCTGCCTACATGGTTTGTAATAGGCATTTTGGCCACTTTCAGCGATGAGTTCGGCCTCGATTTGGGCATTCGTGAAACGGTAGATCCCGGCCTTGCCATAATGTGGTGTTATATTGGCCTTTCCATTGGCGATATATCGAGCGGTTTTTTGAGTCATTATCTGAAATCGAGGAAAAAAGCAGTGTTGTACATGATGGTGTTTACTTTTTTCTGTTCGGGATTGTACCTGTATTCTGGAGTTAGCTCCGTGGTCGCACTTTATGCTTTGATTGGCTTTTTGGGCTTTGGAATTGGCTATTGGGCTATGTTTGTCACCATTGGGGCTGAGCAGTTTGGCACAAACCTGAGAGCTACAGCGGCCACCACCATACCGAATATGGTGAGGGGGACGGTGGTGCTGATGACAACCCTTTTTGTGGTTTTCAAAGGTTCTTTTTCAACTGTCAACGCCGGTGGTCTTGTGGGGCTGCTTTGTTTCATTGTGGGCTTTTACAGCATTCTGACCATCCCAGAAACTCACGATAAAGACCTAGATTATTTAGAAGTATAG